In Methylacidiphilum infernorum V4, a single window of DNA contains:
- a CDS encoding citrate synthase/methylcitrate synthase → MTESIKEGLEGIIAGKTAISTVGKEGLDLTYRGYSIHDLAQNATFEEVVFLLLYNRLPTRNQLSGFIDQLNSLRELPAALQSVLKLIPQDTNPMDVLRTGCSMLGTLEPEDGHRTQEHIAKRLLAILPSMLLFWYQYHQGKGSIETTSESEKTIASHLLHLLYGHPATADQIRALDVALILHAEHEFNASTFTCRVITSTLSDFYSAITGGICALRGPLHGGADEAAMEQISKFHSVEEAEEGIKAMLSKKEKVMGFGHRVYKYGDPRSEIIKQWAKNLSSKTGSQVLFSIAEKIEEVMFKEKHLYPNVDFYSALTYHFLGIPTLLFTPLFVISRTAGWCAHIFEQRANNRLIRPIAEYVGPLPMPYIPIEQRTGL, encoded by the coding sequence ATGACCGAATCAATTAAAGAAGGGCTTGAAGGGATCATAGCCGGTAAAACCGCTATCAGTACAGTAGGCAAAGAAGGATTGGATTTGACTTATAGAGGTTATTCTATTCATGACCTGGCTCAAAATGCGACCTTTGAGGAAGTTGTTTTTCTTTTGCTCTACAACCGACTCCCTACGCGAAACCAACTGAGCGGCTTTATCGATCAGCTCAACTCCTTGAGAGAACTGCCTGCAGCCCTTCAATCCGTTCTCAAGTTGATTCCCCAGGACACCAATCCGATGGATGTTTTAAGAACGGGTTGCTCCATGCTAGGAACTCTTGAACCCGAAGACGGACATAGAACCCAGGAACATATCGCTAAAAGGCTACTTGCCATTCTTCCTTCCATGCTTTTGTTTTGGTACCAATATCATCAAGGGAAAGGATCAATCGAAACCACTTCGGAAAGCGAAAAAACAATAGCCTCTCACCTCTTGCATCTTTTGTACGGTCATCCCGCTACGGCAGACCAGATACGAGCCTTGGACGTAGCCTTAATCCTTCACGCCGAACATGAATTTAATGCTTCGACATTCACCTGCAGGGTTATTACCTCTACCCTTTCCGACTTTTATTCCGCCATTACCGGAGGCATTTGTGCACTCCGAGGACCGTTGCATGGAGGAGCGGATGAAGCAGCCATGGAACAGATAAGCAAATTTCACTCTGTTGAAGAAGCCGAAGAGGGTATAAAAGCCATGCTTTCCAAGAAAGAAAAAGTTATGGGCTTTGGTCACAGGGTATATAAATATGGCGATCCCCGCTCGGAGATTATCAAGCAGTGGGCCAAAAATTTATCCTCTAAAACCGGCTCCCAAGTTTTATTTTCTATTGCCGAAAAGATCGAAGAAGTCATGTTCAAAGAAAAACATCTCTATCCCAATGTCGACTTTTACAGTGCACTGACCTATCATTTCCTTGGTATTCCCACCCTTTTATTTACTCCTCTTTTTGTGATTTCTAGAACGGCCGGATGGTGTGCTCATATATTTGAACAGAGGGCAAACAATCGACTGATTAGACCCATTGCCGAGTATGTCGGCCCCCTGCCTATGCCTTATATTCCCATAGAGCAAAGAACTGGCTTATGA
- a CDS encoding polysaccharide deacetylase family protein — protein sequence MKRRDFFKKVALSIPGFAMGMSLKNVFAQSTQPVKNQAVSPSLNTTKNPLDIEVPFVHNGPGFGRRIAVTFDDGPAPICTEMVLKALESRKIPATFFMLGEHVKTYPSLVREVHAAGHEIGNHTFNHPQLSKLPDAQVEQQIRVTQDLIVDAIGNRPVWLRPPYGSFRRSQAHIAYKFKLGIALWNVDTRDWTKPGIQKILEIIEKETRPGSIILMHDIHRETAQNVGRILDFLLEKEYEFSTLTGFIGEPYTHQAVPS from the coding sequence ATGAAAAGAAGGGATTTTTTTAAAAAAGTTGCTCTTTCCATTCCCGGTTTTGCAATGGGGATGTCTTTAAAAAATGTTTTCGCCCAGTCGACACAGCCGGTTAAAAACCAAGCGGTTTCTCCTTCTTTAAACACCACCAAAAATCCCTTGGATATCGAGGTGCCTTTTGTTCATAACGGTCCGGGATTTGGCCGAAGGATTGCCGTTACTTTTGATGATGGTCCGGCACCCATTTGCACCGAAATGGTTTTAAAGGCCTTAGAGAGCCGAAAGATTCCTGCCACTTTTTTCATGTTGGGAGAGCATGTTAAAACTTATCCCTCCCTTGTTCGGGAAGTTCATGCCGCGGGTCATGAAATCGGCAATCATACTTTTAATCATCCCCAACTTTCTAAATTGCCTGATGCCCAGGTTGAACAGCAAATTCGGGTTACCCAGGATTTGATCGTGGATGCCATTGGAAACAGACCCGTCTGGTTAAGACCTCCCTATGGCTCTTTTAGAAGATCTCAAGCGCATATCGCTTACAAGTTCAAGCTGGGAATTGCCCTATGGAATGTGGATACGAGGGATTGGACGAAGCCCGGCATTCAAAAAATTCTTGAAATCATAGAAAAAGAAACCCGTCCAGGATCTATTATCCTGATGCATGACATACATAGGGAAACGGCCCAAAATGTGGGACGCATTCTTGATTTTCTTTTGGAAAAGGAGTATGAATTCTCTACCCTTACAGGGTTTATAGGCGAGCCGTATACTCACCAAGCCGTTCCTTCATAA
- a CDS encoding DUF3455 domain-containing protein has protein sequence MKNFFYGLLGLLCLFQPAVSFSQHHSGVILPTHSRLVWVAQAKGVQVYVSKPKKGGKNVFEWTLLSPEATLLNQSGEKIGSHYSGPTWQSVDGSKIIAFLPPEQKVEQKEAIAWLLLKVKTHEGKGILSQVHYVIRTDTLGGLPPRTPPRKENQTIKVPYKAVYLFLAPAS, from the coding sequence ATGAAGAATTTTTTTTATGGACTCCTCGGTCTCCTCTGCTTATTTCAACCGGCCGTTTCCTTTTCTCAACACCATTCGGGAGTGATTCTTCCAACCCATAGCAGGCTCGTATGGGTGGCTCAAGCAAAAGGTGTCCAGGTCTATGTCAGTAAACCCAAAAAGGGAGGAAAAAATGTTTTTGAATGGACCCTTTTATCCCCTGAAGCAACCCTCCTGAATCAATCCGGAGAAAAAATAGGTTCCCATTATTCAGGTCCAACATGGCAATCAGTCGATGGGAGCAAAATTATCGCTTTTCTTCCCCCCGAGCAGAAGGTAGAGCAAAAAGAGGCCATTGCTTGGCTTCTTTTAAAGGTAAAAACTCATGAAGGAAAAGGGATTTTAAGCCAGGTTCATTACGTGATTCGGACAGATACTCTAGGGGGACTCCCTCCCCGTACTCCTCCTCGCAAGGAAAATCAAACCATAAAAGTACCCTACAAGGCGGTCTATCTTTTTTTAGCTCCCGCCTCCTAG
- a CDS encoding class I SAM-dependent methyltransferase has translation MSSSKLSCRICGCVADHPRYMAKETIMGSFERFSYFKCLDCGCLQIESIPKDLERYYAFHYHAQILEVGRLERKGTIPLKQGLAKLVLLSARRAKRARVFLEKLFPGFLCDLGELGIDQESRILDYGCGRGSFLFRLHGWGFKNLMGLDPYIEAQQQIPAKGLVIKKGDYTQLTGIFDLVILNHVIEHLENPLLVLKALREHLSEAGTMIISTPLADSYGWRKFGNCWAMWDPPRHLHLFTVKSMAVAAQKSGLKIAKIQYDSGQNNWTTSQLFSLSPESGRISTLSQEELSWRQKKIKKYLKMIDALGDSEMASFWLKIG, from the coding sequence ATGTCGTCGAGCAAGTTAAGCTGTAGAATTTGCGGCTGCGTAGCGGATCATCCCCGGTACATGGCCAAAGAAACGATCATGGGAAGCTTTGAACGGTTTTCTTATTTTAAGTGCCTGGATTGCGGCTGTTTGCAAATTGAATCTATTCCTAAGGATCTGGAAAGGTACTACGCTTTTCATTATCATGCCCAAATATTAGAAGTGGGAAGGCTTGAAAGAAAAGGCACTATCCCTCTAAAACAGGGGCTTGCGAAGCTTGTTCTCCTTTCAGCGAGACGGGCAAAAAGAGCCCGAGTTTTTTTAGAAAAGCTTTTCCCGGGGTTTCTTTGTGATCTTGGAGAGCTAGGAATCGATCAAGAATCGAGGATTCTTGATTATGGTTGTGGAAGGGGAAGTTTTCTTTTCAGGTTGCATGGCTGGGGATTTAAAAACCTGATGGGTTTAGATCCCTACATTGAGGCCCAACAGCAAATACCTGCTAAGGGCTTGGTTATAAAAAAGGGAGATTACACCCAGCTGACCGGCATTTTTGACCTGGTTATTTTAAATCACGTAATTGAGCACCTCGAAAACCCCCTTTTGGTTTTGAAAGCCTTGAGGGAACACCTCAGTGAAGCAGGGACCATGATTATAAGTACACCCCTGGCGGACAGCTATGGATGGAGAAAGTTTGGAAATTGTTGGGCCATGTGGGATCCTCCAAGACATCTTCATCTCTTTACGGTAAAATCCATGGCAGTGGCGGCACAAAAAAGCGGACTTAAGATAGCCAAGATTCAGTATGATTCAGGACAAAATAATTGGACGACTTCCCAGCTTTTTTCTCTCAGTCCCGAATCTGGAAGAATATCCACCCTTTCCCAGGAAGAGCTGAGCTGGCGCCAAAAAAAAATAAAGAAATATTTAAAAATGATCGATGCCCTGGGGGATAGTGAGATGGCTTCTTTTTGGTTAAAAATCGGCTGA
- the folK gene encoding 2-amino-4-hydroxy-6-hydroxymethyldihydropteridine diphosphokinase: MYVGIALGSNEGQKNKHIEEALSFLRNLTINNHFLCSSIWETRPVDCPEGSPDFLNCVAEIETDLPARTLLAFLQDFELSRGRLPLGSREKNGPRPIDLDILYYGGERVTENDLIIPHPRIAQRLFVLGPLAEIRAELILPGYSKTVKELLYELDKNHS; encoded by the coding sequence ATGTACGTTGGGATAGCTTTGGGTTCTAACGAAGGGCAGAAGAACAAGCATATTGAAGAGGCCCTGTCCTTTTTAAGAAACCTGACAATAAACAATCATTTTCTCTGTTCTTCAATCTGGGAAACCCGGCCTGTAGATTGTCCTGAAGGATCGCCCGATTTTCTGAATTGCGTAGCCGAGATTGAAACGGATCTCCCTGCAAGAACGTTACTTGCTTTTCTCCAGGACTTTGAGCTTTCCCGTGGGAGGTTGCCTTTGGGGAGCCGGGAAAAAAACGGGCCACGGCCGATCGACTTGGACATTTTATATTATGGCGGGGAACGGGTTACTGAAAATGATCTGATTATTCCTCATCCCCGGATTGCCCAGAGGCTCTTTGTCCTGGGTCCTCTTGCAGAAATAAGAGCCGAGTTGATTCTTCCGGGCTATTCCAAGACCGTAAAAGAGTTGCTTTATGAACTCGACAAAAATCACTCCTGA
- the panB gene encoding 3-methyl-2-oxobutanoate hydroxymethyltransferase: MNSTKITPDWIRLRKGAGEKIAALTVVDYPTAKILDEAGIPLLLVGDSLGMVALGYEDTTKVSLDDMLHHLRAVARAKVRSLVVADMPFGWNREEGKALYCARKLCEAGAQAVKVEGGTEVERIVRLLVSQGIAVMGHIGLMPQFLGQPPKYRKYGLEDKERKKIIDDALCLSKAGVFSIVLEALDEELAAEVTRLVDVPTIGIGSGKCCDGQILVFHDLVGLFPWFRPKFVQPKLDLVSLIKEAVRAYKEEVQKGPQK; this comes from the coding sequence ATGAACTCGACAAAAATCACTCCTGATTGGATCAGGCTAAGAAAGGGTGCAGGGGAAAAAATCGCCGCTTTGACTGTGGTCGATTATCCCACGGCGAAAATCCTGGACGAGGCGGGTATTCCCCTCCTTCTCGTGGGGGATTCGCTGGGCATGGTTGCCTTGGGCTACGAAGATACGACCAAGGTGAGTTTGGACGATATGCTGCATCATCTCCGGGCTGTCGCTCGAGCAAAGGTGAGGTCCTTGGTGGTTGCGGATATGCCCTTTGGATGGAACAGGGAAGAGGGTAAAGCTCTCTACTGTGCACGGAAACTCTGCGAAGCGGGAGCACAAGCCGTAAAGGTTGAAGGGGGAACCGAGGTGGAACGGATAGTTCGGCTGCTTGTTTCCCAGGGGATTGCCGTGATGGGCCATATCGGTTTAATGCCTCAATTCCTCGGCCAGCCTCCGAAATACAGGAAGTATGGGCTTGAAGACAAGGAAAGAAAGAAGATTATCGATGATGCTCTTTGTTTAAGCAAGGCGGGGGTATTCTCGATTGTTCTCGAGGCTTTGGACGAAGAGCTTGCTGCTGAAGTAACACGGTTGGTCGATGTGCCGACGATCGGGATTGGATCAGGAAAATGTTGTGATGGTCAAATTCTTGTTTTTCATGATCTTGTTGGGCTTTTCCCCTGGTTTCGACCGAAATTCGTTCAGCCCAAGCTAGACTTGGTCTCTCTCATTAAAGAGGCGGTTAGAGCTTACAAGGAAGAAGTTCAAAAAGGTCCCCAAAAATAG
- a CDS encoding glycosyltransferase family 4 protein: MQERLNVLLINSVLQGGGTDNQVILLARGLLELGVRVLVACPQTNELFYQLQSYGIESVHWGKNISGLYKLKEIISRRNITLLHAHHGRDYWPAIMGASLSYPKPKVVLSRHMAKSPGSWISQNYLLKHCDCLVAVSQFTRKILTEGHFDPHCPIKERHKRKPIGGDHGKIKVIYGGIDTGRFYPRNASYLREKISVDGRHFLFGMVGSYDYPLGKGQLDFLEAAHKTRNFLPQGRFLIIGRGNMRELLEEKIKSLSLEDRVFLIPHTPEIDGWLNALDCLVHPAIATEAFGLVILEAFACGKPVIATSLDGIPEAFQACQVGKLIPPWSIPDLCQALADVAKAGPLSEEKKWQCHKKIESSFSYKVMAKNMLELYNQLIMGNTES; this comes from the coding sequence ATGCAAGAAAGATTAAATGTGCTTTTGATCAATTCCGTTCTCCAAGGCGGGGGAACAGACAACCAGGTCATTCTTCTTGCTCGGGGATTGCTAGAACTAGGAGTTAGGGTTCTCGTAGCCTGTCCCCAAACCAATGAACTGTTCTACCAGCTTCAAAGTTACGGGATAGAAAGCGTGCATTGGGGAAAAAATATCTCCGGCCTTTACAAGCTTAAGGAAATCATAAGCAGGCGGAACATTACGCTTTTGCACGCCCATCACGGCAGGGACTATTGGCCGGCCATCATGGGCGCTTCTCTATCCTACCCCAAGCCAAAAGTTGTTCTTTCGCGCCACATGGCTAAAAGCCCTGGATCCTGGATAAGCCAGAATTACCTTTTAAAGCATTGCGACTGCCTGGTCGCCGTATCTCAATTCACAAGGAAAATTCTTACAGAGGGTCATTTCGATCCCCACTGTCCCATCAAAGAAAGGCACAAAAGGAAGCCCATAGGGGGGGATCATGGGAAAATCAAGGTTATCTACGGGGGTATTGACACAGGGCGTTTTTATCCCCGAAACGCCTCCTATTTAAGAGAAAAAATATCCGTTGACGGCCGCCATTTTCTCTTTGGCATGGTAGGCAGCTATGATTATCCCCTGGGCAAAGGGCAGTTAGACTTCCTTGAGGCCGCTCACAAAACACGAAACTTTCTTCCCCAGGGTCGGTTTCTCATTATCGGCAGAGGGAACATGAGAGAGCTGCTGGAAGAGAAGATAAAAAGTTTATCCCTTGAAGATCGGGTCTTTCTCATTCCCCACACTCCTGAAATAGACGGTTGGTTGAATGCTCTCGATTGCCTTGTCCATCCGGCTATAGCTACCGAAGCTTTCGGCCTGGTTATTTTGGAAGCTTTCGCTTGCGGCAAACCGGTCATTGCCACATCCCTAGACGGTATTCCAGAAGCTTTTCAAGCTTGCCAAGTCGGCAAACTGATCCCACCCTGGTCTATCCCTGACCTATGCCAAGCCTTGGCGGATGTAGCTAAAGCAGGTCCCCTCTCCGAAGAAAAAAAATGGCAATGTCATAAAAAAATAGAATCGAGCTTTTCCTACAAAGTTATGGCTAAAAATATGTTAGAGCTTTATAATCAGCTAATCATGGGAAATACTGAGAGCTAG
- a CDS encoding glycosyltransferase family 2 protein: protein MNANLSIIIVSCNTQLLLEKALNSIEKSGDPFKKLLIVFDNGSKDGTQEMIKKKFPWVVYLRSETNLGFSKAVNRAAHQAQGDYLLLLNSDARLQEDSIQKAVEWMEQNPRCAVCGAQLLNEDGTLQNSIANFPTLLTELANKSILRRLFPKKFPGKEYQSGRPQAVESVIGAFFLIRKTIWDELGGFDERYFFFFEETDFCLRATQRGYLVYYLPQVKVWHGQGKTAKTLLSEARIEYWKSRYRYFKTHHPLYKYLILRIGLLIRLFLSLFLESLLYLVTFGKSPTTRLKTAYKIALWHLKGMPDQMGLSSHQEIKCKKD from the coding sequence ATGAATGCGAATTTATCGATAATTATCGTCAGTTGCAACACCCAACTGCTCCTTGAAAAAGCCTTAAATTCGATTGAAAAAAGCGGCGATCCTTTCAAGAAGCTGCTTATTGTCTTTGATAACGGATCAAAAGATGGGACGCAGGAAATGATAAAAAAAAAATTTCCTTGGGTAGTTTACCTCCGTTCGGAAACCAATCTTGGTTTTTCAAAGGCTGTCAACCGGGCGGCCCATCAGGCCCAAGGGGATTACCTTTTGCTGCTTAATTCGGATGCCAGGCTACAGGAAGATTCCATCCAAAAAGCCGTAGAATGGATGGAACAAAATCCAAGGTGCGCCGTCTGTGGAGCCCAGCTCCTCAACGAAGATGGGACACTGCAGAATTCCATAGCCAATTTCCCTACGCTTTTAACGGAACTTGCCAACAAGTCTATCCTGCGAAGACTTTTCCCCAAAAAATTTCCGGGTAAAGAATACCAATCAGGCCGCCCTCAAGCTGTTGAATCGGTGATAGGGGCCTTTTTTCTCATTCGAAAAACAATTTGGGATGAACTAGGAGGATTCGATGAAAGGTATTTTTTCTTTTTTGAAGAAACCGACTTTTGTCTCCGGGCTACGCAAAGGGGTTATCTCGTCTACTATTTACCCCAAGTGAAAGTTTGGCATGGCCAAGGTAAAACGGCAAAAACGCTCCTATCCGAGGCCCGAATCGAATATTGGAAATCCAGGTACCGCTATTTCAAAACCCATCATCCTTTATACAAGTACCTGATTTTAAGAATAGGCCTTCTTATTCGGCTTTTTTTATCCCTTTTCCTGGAAAGCCTCCTTTATTTGGTTACCTTTGGGAAGAGCCCGACTACAAGGCTGAAAACAGCCTATAAAATCGCCCTGTGGCATCTCAAGGGGATGCCTGATCAGATGGGATTATCCAGCCACCAAGAAATAAAATGCAAGAAAGATTAA
- a CDS encoding polysaccharide deacetylase family protein produces the protein MAGLPQLPSKQDNSFTHLSHYRKIYGDKTPILMYHHIGKSPKESKFPSLWVPSLLFERQLGEFWSLEWPAITLGEFVAASCSVCRGVILSFDDGYQSVFTRALPLLTRFKMRAILFIVVDYIGKSNEWDRPLGEPSHKLMSKEEIREWIASGQEIGSHSLTHPHLPRLSFREAQREIEDSKKRLEDIFSFPVRHFSYPYGEWNEQCMEIVEKAGYESACQIAEGVNLPGENPFCLKRLTARRPKRNLKTLFHMLLPYRHTA, from the coding sequence ATGGCAGGATTGCCTCAACTCCCATCCAAACAAGATAATTCCTTTACCCATTTGTCCCATTACCGAAAAATTTACGGAGATAAAACCCCCATACTCATGTATCATCATATAGGCAAAAGTCCAAAAGAATCCAAGTTCCCTTCTTTGTGGGTTCCAAGCTTGCTTTTTGAAAGACAGCTTGGAGAATTTTGGTCCTTGGAATGGCCCGCAATTACCCTGGGAGAATTTGTCGCCGCAAGTTGTTCGGTTTGCAGGGGGGTAATCTTGAGTTTTGACGATGGTTACCAATCGGTTTTTACCCGTGCCCTACCCCTCCTTACCCGGTTTAAAATGCGCGCCATCCTTTTTATCGTGGTCGACTACATAGGAAAGTCTAACGAATGGGATAGGCCACTAGGAGAACCTTCGCATAAGCTGATGAGCAAAGAAGAAATCCGGGAATGGATCGCTTCTGGACAGGAAATCGGCAGTCATAGTCTTACCCATCCCCATCTTCCCAGGCTTTCCTTTCGTGAGGCCCAGAGAGAGATCGAGGATTCAAAAAAAAGGCTTGAAGATATTTTTTCCTTTCCCGTTCGCCATTTTTCTTATCCATACGGGGAATGGAATGAGCAATGCATGGAAATTGTAGAGAAGGCGGGTTATGAATCCGCATGTCAAATTGCAGAAGGGGTTAATCTTCCCGGAGAAAATCCCTTTTGTTTAAAGAGGTTGACGGCCCGCAGGCCCAAACGCAATTTAAAAACCCTCTTCCACATGCTTCTTCCTTACCGCCATACGGCTTGA
- a CDS encoding glycosyltransferase family 2 protein: MDKLPLSLTMIARNQAHNLPKSLGSVAGWVSEIVVVINDCTDDTEAVAKSFGARVEKRSWSCRRDQKNVALDLASYDWVLGLDADEVVSEELRRDIFSFFLKDHLSYVGAFFPRKTWLIDRWITHGDFYPDYNLRLFRKDKGRWGGSREHDRVIVQGKVKKLKGELLHYSFPTIDYTLTKLPEYATSFAKEALSQGKCWSWVDVLLRPPWRFFRSYILKLGFLDGFPGFYVASMAAFSNFFRYSKLFELSQNKEVLKNIKE; encoded by the coding sequence ATGGATAAACTACCTCTAAGCCTGACGATGATAGCTAGGAACCAGGCTCATAACCTGCCTAAAAGCTTAGGGAGCGTGGCCGGTTGGGTTAGTGAGATAGTAGTCGTGATTAATGATTGTACGGATGACACCGAAGCAGTAGCCAAGAGTTTTGGAGCACGAGTGGAAAAGAGGTCCTGGAGCTGTCGAAGGGATCAAAAAAATGTCGCTCTTGATCTTGCCTCTTATGATTGGGTCTTGGGATTGGATGCGGACGAGGTTGTTTCCGAGGAGTTACGCCGTGATATTTTCAGCTTTTTTTTGAAAGATCATCTGAGTTATGTGGGAGCTTTTTTCCCAAGGAAAACATGGTTGATCGATCGTTGGATTACCCACGGGGATTTTTATCCCGATTATAATTTAAGACTTTTTCGCAAAGATAAAGGTCGTTGGGGAGGGAGTCGCGAACATGACCGGGTCATAGTTCAAGGGAAAGTCAAAAAATTAAAAGGTGAACTTCTCCATTATTCTTTTCCAACGATCGATTACACCTTGACCAAATTACCCGAGTATGCCACTTCCTTTGCCAAGGAAGCCCTAAGCCAGGGAAAATGTTGGAGTTGGGTGGATGTGCTTTTGAGGCCTCCCTGGAGATTTTTTCGAAGTTATATCTTAAAATTAGGATTTCTTGATGGGTTCCCGGGTTTTTACGTCGCTTCGATGGCGGCTTTTTCTAACTTTTTCAGGTATAGCAAACTTTTCGAACTGTCCCAAAACAAGGAAGTTTTAAAAAATATCAAGGAGTAA
- a CDS encoding glycosyltransferase family 2 protein → MQYQPLVTIAIAACNGEKTIEKAVLSALNLSWPNKEIIVIDNGSTDKTTEILKKFGQGLYCHFFKEKLGRAKARNEALQRARGSWIQWLDQDDTLIQDKIKNHFSNACDTERVDVYYSPIIAVSPTGEKKTVPPAPSMNRTPLILWFSSELPQTGGYLWKTEAVKKIGGWSDEASLFDDYELVGRAIRANLNFAFTPIPGAYWHYKDKPMDHLQALEFIYQKKKCMDNMVRWLKQQGSMDLSLKREIGKAYFVIARWLAKEGRIEEAAALERKQKAMDLFCVDDSWIYHCLYSLFGFPTTEKIQEFFRKKKQR, encoded by the coding sequence ATGCAATACCAACCCCTTGTGACTATTGCCATTGCCGCATGCAACGGGGAAAAAACGATCGAAAAAGCTGTTCTCAGCGCTCTCAACCTATCCTGGCCCAACAAAGAAATCATCGTCATCGATAACGGATCAACGGATAAAACGACTGAAATTCTAAAAAAGTTCGGCCAGGGCCTCTATTGCCATTTTTTTAAAGAAAAATTAGGGAGAGCAAAAGCAAGGAACGAGGCACTCCAAAGAGCGAGGGGAAGTTGGATCCAATGGTTGGATCAAGACGACACTTTAATACAAGATAAAATAAAGAACCATTTTTCGAACGCCTGCGACACCGAGAGAGTCGATGTTTACTACTCTCCAATTATTGCCGTGTCGCCCACGGGTGAAAAAAAAACCGTTCCCCCGGCTCCATCCATGAACAGGACTCCTTTGATTTTATGGTTTTCATCTGAACTTCCCCAAACGGGGGGTTATCTTTGGAAAACAGAAGCGGTCAAAAAAATAGGAGGCTGGTCAGACGAGGCTTCTTTATTTGACGACTATGAACTGGTGGGAAGAGCCATTCGGGCAAACCTTAATTTTGCTTTTACGCCTATTCCCGGAGCTTACTGGCATTATAAAGATAAACCGATGGACCATCTGCAAGCTTTAGAGTTTATCTACCAGAAAAAAAAGTGCATGGACAACATGGTCCGGTGGCTGAAGCAACAGGGTTCAATGGATCTTTCTCTTAAAAGGGAAATCGGGAAAGCCTATTTTGTTATTGCCCGGTGGCTTGCCAAGGAAGGCAGAATTGAAGAAGCGGCTGCTTTGGAAAGAAAACAAAAAGCAATGGATCTTTTCTGCGTTGATGATTCTTGGATATACCATTGTCTTTATTCCCTTTTTGGTTTTCCAACGACCGAAAAAATCCAGGAGTTTTTTAGAAAGAAAAAGCAAAGATAA
- a CDS encoding thioredoxin family protein — MFFYENARGVGKIKFLKERAIDFSSPGFYNLYDMSSNPFFLNKRSKRFFSLFYYFLLFFFAFFPLRYLLASENLRWLTNYTQALAEAKRENKMVLMNFTGSDWCPWCQKLDKEVFSTPEFKNYAQKNLVLLEVDFPQHKSQPAELKKQNEDLANQYNVDSFPTLVLLSPQGEEVSSFGYIPGGPQPFIEKIEKLRQKAISKN; from the coding sequence ATGTTCTTTTATGAAAATGCCCGCGGGGTAGGAAAAATCAAGTTTTTAAAAGAAAGAGCAATTGATTTTTCCTCGCCAGGCTTTTACAATTTGTATGATATGAGTTCTAACCCGTTTTTTCTTAATAAGAGATCGAAGAGATTTTTTTCTCTTTTTTATTACTTCCTACTGTTCTTTTTTGCCTTTTTTCCCTTACGTTATCTCCTCGCTTCGGAAAATCTGAGATGGCTCACTAACTACACCCAAGCCTTAGCCGAAGCAAAAAGGGAAAACAAGATGGTGTTGATGAACTTTACGGGATCCGATTGGTGTCCCTGGTGTCAAAAGTTGGATAAAGAAGTCTTTTCTACTCCGGAGTTTAAAAATTATGCTCAAAAAAACCTTGTCCTGCTCGAAGTGGATTTTCCTCAACACAAAAGCCAGCCCGCTGAATTAAAAAAACAAAACGAGGATTTAGCCAACCAATACAACGTCGATTCTTTTCCGACCCTCGTTCTTCTCTCTCCCCAAGGGGAAGAAGTTTCCAGTTTTGGATACATTCCCGGCGGTCCTCAACCGTTCATTGAAAAAATAGAAAAATTACGCCAAAAGGCGATTTCTAAAAACTAG